The region GGCGCCGAAATTCCCTTTCCGGCGCCGCCTGCATCCGGTGGAAGCGAATTGATGAATGCAGCTTCGCCCGCAGCCCTCACCGCTCTTGAACCGCCCTCTGTTCGCAGAGCCGCAGGCAGGGACTTTGAAAGGGCATGAAAACGTCACGCGCCCCTCGGAGCCGAACGGATTTTTGTTCAGGCGCTTGCCGGCAGGAGAGAAATTTCAAATCGCATGCACAAACCGAATTGTATTCTACACTTAATCTATCGTTTTTATGTATTTTGATCGCAATCAAATTCAACCTTATGGAAGCAGCGATGCCAAACAGGCTCACACCACGCCATCTCCCTGACTTTACTCAGAAAAAAGTCATCGACCATCACATGGATCGCCTCGATACGTCCGGCGTGTCTCGCCGGGATTTCCTGGCACTTGCGACCGCGGGCATCGCTGCCGGGGCATTTGCCAGTGCAGCGGGAATTCCGAATGTCGCGGTCGCGGATCCATCCGGCAAGCTCGCCTATTTTGCCTGGAGTGCGAGCACGGAATACAACCAGTTGGTCAGCAAGGGCGCAGAGGCGGTCGCCAGAGAATACGGCTTCAACTACGTGCTTCTGGACGGTCAGATCGACAGCACGCGCCAGCTCAACCAGTTTGAACTCCTGACCACCGAGCAGGCGCAGGGCGGCTTCTTCAATATTCTGGATGGAAGCGCGCTGAAGCGCGTTTCCCAACTCGCGAATGAGTCGAAAACCTACTTCTCGGCCATCTGGGAAGCTCTGCCCTGGTTCACTCCCTTCGAGGCGGGAGATTACTATACGCTCTACGCAGTTCCGGAGGAGGACAAGGCCCATCGCGGTGTAACGGCGGCGGTGCTCGACACCGTGACCCAGAAATTCGGCGGCGGAAACATCCTGGCACTGACGGGAACGCCCGGGAACTGGTGCGAAAACTCGCGCAATCGCGGTCGGGACGCGGCCTTCGCCGACTTCCCCAAGACGAAACTCGTCGACCAGTTGCCGGGCAAGTGGCTACGCGAGGAATCCCTGCGCGCCACTGAGGATCTTCTGACGCGAAACGACAACATTGTCGGCCTCATCACCCAGAACGACGACGAGGCTCAAGGCGCGATTACCGCGTTGCGCCAGGCCGGCTACACGCCCGGCGAGGACGTTTTTGTCGGTGGTGCGGATGGAACGTCGCTCGGTGCCCGGGCAATCAAGGCCGGATTGCAGCATGCCACCAGTGGCAACAGCCCGGTCTATACCGGTGCCCTGTTCGCAGCCCGGATTTATGACGTTACCCATGGATGGCGTCCCCGGGCGTCGGAGCGCATGCTCTACTGGCGTCCGACCATCGTCACCAAGGACAACATCGACGGCTATCTCGAGCGCTATGTCGATAACGGATCGGTCGAGCCCTTCAACTACCGCAAGCTCTCGAAGGTACTTCATCCCGACGACTGGGATCCCCAGGCCGATCTCTATCCAATCGACATCGACGTGCATTGGCGCGGCTACGAAAAGCCGGCGGGTTGGGACTATCCGCAATCCTACAAGGACGCGCGTGCAAACGGCGAGTGGGAAGCCGTGAAACAGGAATATCAGGACCACTACAAGATCAAGTTCGATGGACCGTCGCCGAACAAGGCGGCCTGATCCACGCTAACGAGGCGCCTACCCGTAAGCGCCTCCATTGCTTCAACACTGCCGTGTTCGATTGCGCTTCCTGGTCACGCCGGGAAGAGCGCTCGTGCGCATTCGGATCCGCGAGCGCGCCAAAGGAGAACCAGGATGAACATTCGTTCCTCGCCGCCAGCCGTACCCCTAGCTCCGGTCTTCCAGGCATCTGGATTGTCCAAATCCTACGGTCCGAACATCGTGATCGAGGATATCGCCTTCGAGATCCCCGACAATCAGGTCGTCACGCTTGTCGGAGAGAACGGGGCTGGCAAGTCGACGATCTTCAACATCATGAGCGGTCTTGTCTCGGCAGATCGCGGTTCGATGACGCTGCACGGCCGCGACTACGCGCCGAAGGATTATGCGGGGGCCGTGGCACTCGGCGTGTCGCGGGTGTTTCAGGAACAGGCGCTGGTCCAGAATATTCCCGTTTATGAAAATCTGCTGCTTGGCCAGGACCAGCGCTTCCTGAAACTCGCGCAGATCGTCGACAAGTCGGCAATGATTACTGCCGCCGAACGGATCATCGAAGAGGCGGGCATCGACGTCGATGTGAGGCGCAGGACGGGCGACTATGATTTCTCGAAACGCCAGTCGATCGAAATCGCGCGCGCCTGCCTTGCCCCGACCCTGATCGGCGGCGCGGGGAAGCCGCTCGTTCTCCTCGACGAACCGACCTCTGCGCTCGACAGGCGCGACGAGGAAGCATTCTTCAAGCTCGTCGCAAAGGTCAGGACACGGGGATCGCTGCTATTCGTTTCCCACCGCCTGAGCGAAGTGCTTCAGATCTCCGATCTGATCTATGTCCTCAAGGACGGCCGGCTGGTGGCGAAACTCGATCCGGCGTCGACGGATGAGCATACTCTTCACGGCCTCATGGTCGGCCGCGAGCGCGCCATGGACTATTATTTCGAGAAGCGCCAGAAGACGGTGACCAACGCGGCAAAGGTTCTTGCAGCAAATGGCGTCAGGGTCTCGGAGCTCGATCCCGCGCTGGACCTGTCAATCCGGGAAGGCGAAGTGGTCGGAATCGGCGGACTTCTCGATTCCGGGAAGTCGGCCCTCGGAAAGGCGATCGCCGGCGTTGATCCACCGCTATCGGGCAAGGTGGAATTTGCCGGTTCACCCGCGATTGCGCCGGACATCAAGCATCTTGTCAGAGCGGGCCTGGGATATGTCGCCGCGGAGCGACTTGTCGAGGGCATAGTTCCTGCCTTTTCGGTCTCCTGGAATCTGACGACCGGTAGCGGAAGCGATTTGTTTTCCACCCGTCTGGGCTTCTGGCGACGGCGAAAGGAAGTCGAGGTAACAAGGCAATTCGTGAAAAGCCTTGGCATCCGCTCGGCGACACCCGATCTCGCTTGCGCACGCCTGTCTGGAGGAAATCAGCAGAAGGTCGTGCTCGCCCGCTGGCTGGCGCGCCAACCGAAGGTGCTGATCCTCGACAACCCGACACGCGGCGTCGATGCCGGCGCGAAACAGGAAATCTACCGCCTTATACGCGATCTGACGGACCAGGGGGTCGGCATCCTGCTGATCACCGACGAGCTTCTCGAGCTCATCGGGCTTTCGAACCGCATCCTCATCATGCAGCGCGGAAACATCGTGTCGGAAGTGCCGGCGTCACCCGACGCCAAACCGACCGAACACCAGCTCGTCGCGCTGATGCTGCCGCAGGGCGGTGACGAACCCGGATTCCACGGCCGTGAAGCGGCCAAACCCCATTCCCCCGTTGCGGAGAACGTCCAATGAGCCTTGCCCTTGAGTCCGAAAAACCGTCTTCCCTGCGTGCCGTCACCAACGCGCTTGGCCGCGTCGAAAAAAGCCTGTGGTTCCCGCTGGGTGTGGTTGTCACGCTTTTCATCGTATTTTCGCTGTCGACGTCCTCTTTCGCCACCATCCGCAATTTCACTGCCATCAGCGGACAGGCCGCAACGCTTCTCATCGTCTGCCTCGGGGCGACGTTCGTCATTCTGATGGGCAGCATTGATTTGTCCGTCGGGGCGATCGTGCTCCTGGTCGGGGCATCCACGGTGTTGCTGCTCAATAATTTCGAACTCGGATACTCCGTGCTCGTCATTGCAGCCCTGCTCGGCGGCGGTCTCGGTCTGATCAACGGCCTGATCTACGCCATCGGCCGCATTCCGTCCTTCATCGTCACGCTTGGCAGTCTTTCGGTGTTCACAGGCGTCGCACTGACCTTGCTCGATGGCCGGGCGATCCAGTTCAACACGCCTGGTTTCGAAGAAATCGCCATTGGTCAGTTCATCCCGCGCCTGCCAAACATCGCTCTCTGGGCGCTCATCGCCTGGGTCGTCGTGGTCGTGATCGCCACCCGCACGCGTTTTGGGCGGTTCATGTATCTCATCGGCGGCGGCGAAAGTGTTGCGCACACGTCCGGCCTCCCCGTCCTCCGGTACAAGATCTATGCGTTCGTGGCGTCCGGGCTGCTGGCCGGTTTCGGGTCGGTGCTAGCCGTGGCTCGCCTGGGGGCGGCTGGTCCTTCGCTTGGCTCCGATCTTCTGCTCAACAGCCTCGCCGCGATCGTGGTGGGCGGTACCTCGCTTGCAGGTGGCACCGGCGGCCCTCATCGCACCCTCATCGGCGTGCTGATCATCGCCATGCTGGACAACGGCCTGAACCTCATGGGCGTCTCCCAATACCTGCAGATGATCATCAAGGGGCTGGTGGTGATCGCCGCCGTGCTGGTCAGCCGCAGCGCCATCCAGGAAACTGTCGTCAAGTAATCGCAAGGGAAGTTCGACCATGGCAAAGCGCCTTGTCTTCAACGGGTTTTCGATGAATGCCGTGTCGCATGTGTTCCACGGGCTCTGGCGAAGCCCGCAGACGCAGCAACGCGCCTTCAATGACCTGAGCACGTGGGTACAGCTTGTCCGAATTCTGGAAAAGGCGAAGTTCGATGCCCTCTTTCTCGCAGACATTATCGGGGTCGACCCGGCTTATCAGGGCAGTTGGGACACTTATCTCAACGAGGCCGTACAGATACCCATCAACGACTCCGGTGCCCTCATCTCCGCTCTCATCGGCTCCACCGAAAACATCGGGTTGACCCTGACCAGCTCCATTCTGCAGGACCATCCCTTCAATTTCGCGCGGAAAATATCGACGCTCGATCATCTGAGCAAAGGGCGGATCGGCTGGAACATCGTCACGAGCGTCAGCCACAATGCAGCGCAGAATTTCGGCTTCGACAGGATTGTCCCGCACAATGAGCGCTACGCCTGGGCCGACGAGTATGTCGACGTCGTCTACAAGCTCTGGGAGGGCTCCTGGGATGACGACGCAGTGGTGAACGATCCCGCGCGCAACGTCTATGCAGACCCATCCAAGGTGCACCGCATTCATCATGAGGGAAAACGCTACAAGGTGCTGGGCCCACATCTGAGCCAGCCCTCCCCGCAGCGTTCACCCGTGCTCTTTCAGGCCGGATCCTCGCGCGCGGGCAGAGCCTTTGCAGCTCGTAACGCCGAGGGCACGTTCATCGTCGCGCTCAATCCGGAAGGCGCGCGTCGGCAGATCACGGAGACCCGGAATCTGGTCACGGCGGCCGGGCGCCATGCCGGGGATCTGCTCTTTATACAGGGCATGTCGTTCGTCGTGGGCGGAACGGAACAAGAGGCCAGGCTCAAGGCACGCGACATTGATCAGGATGTCAGTGCGAACGGACTGCTGGCGCATCTGAGCCGCGATCTCGGCATCGATCTCGGGCTCCTTGACCCGGACCGCCCGGTGGAAGAACTGGAAATCGAGGGCGTTCAGGGCGTCATACGCGCCTATGAGGAAGCCCATCCCGGCAAAACCGCGACCGTGCGCGACCTTGGCTATGCCTATGCCGGGGCGGGACGCATCACTGGCACTCCCGAAACCATCGCCGATCAGCTCGAGGAATGGCAGGGTGCCGGCATCGACGGCGTGAACCTCATCTACACCTCGACGCCCGGTTCCTTCATCGACTTCGCCGAGAACGTCATGCCCGAGCTGCGCAAGCGGGGCCTGGCACAGAGCGACTATGCGCCCGGAACCTATCGCGAACGGCTTTTCCCATCCAGCGGTCCCCGGTTGAACGGCAGGCATCCCGCCGCTCGCTATCGCGGCGCTTTCGCCCGGCGCCCCGTCCAGGAGCCCGCCGAATAGTCATTTCCAGAGACAAGTACATCGAAAAAGGAACGAACAATGAGCAGCTTCTCTCCGAAATGGTTCCAGACGCTCGAAGACCGCAAGACGGTTGGCGACCTCATGGAACGTCTTGATACCCATGGCGTGTCGCGCCGTGACTTCCTCGCCATGGCATCGGCAGGCGCCGCCGCTTCCGTCTGGGCGTCAGCGGTCGGCCTCCCCTCGGTCGCCGTCGCGTCACCCGATGGCAAGCTCGCCTTTCTCAGTGCTTTCCTGGTCAACGAATACAACGTCATCCTGAACAAGGCCTTTGAAAAGGCGACGGGTGAACTCGGCTTTTCCTACGTCGGGCTCGATGGCCAGTTCGACAGCCAGAAACAGCTGAACCAACTCGAACAGCAGGTCGCGGGCGGCGCCCAATCCGTTATTTTCAATCTTGCGGACGGCAGCGCAATCAAGGGCGCTTCGCGCATCGCCAAGGACGCCGGTGTCTACATCGGCAACGTCTGGGATACGCTGCCCTGGTTCACCCCCTTCGAGGCCAGCGACTACTACACGCTCTATGCGGTTCCGGAAGAATTCGACGCCCACAAGGCTGTCACGACCGAACTCTTGAAGGCCGTCACCGAAAAATTCGGCGGCGGCAACATCCTGGCCGTCACGGGCACGAACGGCAATCTGACTGACAGGCAGCGGAGCGCCGGTCGCGACGCCGCCTTCAAGGACTTTCCCAAGACGAAGCTTGTGGACCAGCTTCCGGGCAAATGGAACCGCGAGGACTCCCTCAAGGCAACGGAAGATCTGCTCACGCGCAATCCCGACATCGTCGGTGTCGTCGCACAGAATGACGATGTCGCCCAAGGCGTGATAGCGGCATTGAATGCGGCGGGGCTGAAGCCCGGCGAGGATGTGCTCGTCGTCGCGGCCGACGGAACCAGCCTTGGCGCCAAGTCGATAGCGGCCGGCCACCAGCTCGCCACCAGCGCCAACAGCCCGGCCTATGCGGCGGCCCTCTTTGCCGGACGCATCTACGACGTCACCCATGGCTGGACGCCACGCGCCTCCGAACGGCTCCTCAACTGGCGTTCACTGACAATCACCAAGGACAACGTCGACGGCTACATCGACCGTTTCGTGGACAACGGCGATGTCGAGCCCTTCGACTATCGCCGCGTCTCGAAAGTCCTCCACCCCGAGGACTGGGATCCGCAGGCCGAGATCTTCCCCCTCGACGTCGACAAGGCCTGGGAAGGCATCGAAAAGCCCGCCGGCTGGGAATACCCGAAGGCCTATGTCGAGGCCAAGGCGAAGGGCGAATGGGACACCGTGATCGCCGAGTATCAAGATCACTACAAGATCAAATTCGACGGACCGTCACCGAACAAAAAGGCGTGATCGCAAGGCCCGGGCGCGTCGCGCCCGGGCACTTCACTGGGTTCGGACAGGAAAGAATGCAATGTCGAAACGATTGATTTTCAACGCCTTCGCCATGAACGGCGTCTCCCATGTCTATCACGGCGTCTGGCGTCATCCAGAAACTCGCCAGACAGAGTTCAATGATCTGTCAACCTGGGTCGAACTCGCGAAAATCCTGGAGAAGGGGCGGTTTGACGGACTCTTTCTCGCCGATGTGATGGGTCTTGATGCGATCTATCGCGGCTCGGCCGACATCTATGTCGAACAGGCAATTCATTTTCCCGCAAACGATCCCGCGACACTGTGCGCGGCGCTGATCGGCGCGACGGAACATCTGGGCCTGATGTTCACGAGTTCGATCATGCAAAGCCATCCCTTTGACTTCGCACGACGTGTTTCCACCTTGGACCACCTGAGCGGCGGGCGTGTCGGCTGGAACATCGTGACCAGCGCCAGCCGGGCCGCCGCCCGCAACTTCGACTTTGCGGACCGCCTCCCCCACGACGAGCGCTATCGCTGGGCGGACGAGTATGTCGAGGCTGTCTACCGCCTGTGGGAAGGCTCCTGGGAGGACGACGCGGTGAAGGCGGATAAGAAGAACGGTGTCTACGCCGATCCGCGCAAGGTGCACAGAATTCACCACCGCGGCGAGCGCTATCGTATAGAAGGGCCACATCTGACGACGCCTTCGCCACAGCGAACGCCCCTGCTTATCCAGGCAGGCGCTTCGGCCGCCGGCCGTGCCTTTGCGGCACGAAACGCGGAAGCGACCTTCATCGTCAGCCTGACGCCCGAAAGCGCGCGTGTTGCCATAGACGACATTCGCGGCCAGGCCGTCGCCGCCGGACGCGATCCAGCTGATATCCTGTTCTTTCAGGGACTTTCCTTCGTGGTCGGCAGCACGGAAGAGGAGGCCTGGCGCAAATCCAGGGAACTCGACGAGTACATCAGCACCGAGGGATTGGCGGCCCATGTCGGTCGCGACCTCGATGTGGATTTCGGTTTGTTGGATCCGGATCGTCCGGTTGCGGATTTCGACATTCAGGGCCTGCAGGGCTTCACGCGTTTCGTTGAGGAGGCAAATCCCGGGAAGACCGTCCGCCTCAAGGACCTGACCCATGCGATGTCCTACAACGGCCGGATCGTGGGCACACCGGAAACGATCGCCGACGCGCTTGAAAAATGGCGCGATGCCGGGATCGACGGTGTCAACGTCGCCTACCAGAAAACGCCTTCTGCCTTTGCCGAATTTGCTGAGCACGTCATGCCCGAACTGCGGAAGCGCGGCATTGCCCAGACAAATTATGCAGCGGGGACGCTTCGCGAAAAGCTCTTTGCTGGCAGGGGAGCGCGGATCGTCGAACGCCATCCGGCTGCCCGGTTCCGTCGGGGCGACCAGCCTGCTCGGCAGACAATACGCCGCGCCGCTCCCTGATGTCAGGTGCAGGCCCTTTGATCGAACAGACGCGAGAGGTGTGACGGATGCCGTCCGCAAGACACGACCGGCAGTTGAAACTCGGCGCCTTCCTGCACGTCACCGGCCATCACGTGGCTGCCTGGCGGCATGCGAGTTCCGAGCCCCGCGGCATCGTCAGCCTGGCCCATCACGTCGAACTGGCGCGCATCGCGGAGCAAGGTCTGTTTGACCTCGTCTTTCTCGCCGACAATCTCACCGTCTCGCAAAGCGGAGTCACGGCACTTCATCATCTGTCGAAGGCCGCGCATTTCGAACCACTGACCTTGCTGTCCGCGCTTACAGCGGTGACAACGCATATCGGTCTCGTCGCGACGGCGACGACGAGCTTCAACGAGCCCTATAACCTTGCCCGTCAATTCGCGTCCCTCGACCATTTGAGCGGGGGGCGGGCCGGGTGGAATCTTGTCACGTCCTCCAACGAGGATGAGGCCTACAATTTCGGGCTTGACGAACATCTTTCACCGGATGTCCGATATCGGCGCGGCCGTGAATTTGCAGAAGTCGTGCGCGGTTTGTGGGACAGTTTCGAGGACGATGCCTTTGTCTATGACCAGCAAGGCGGTGTGTTCTTCGATCCGGCGAAGCTGCACCGGCTGGATCACCGTGGCGTGTACTTCAAGGTTCGGGGACCGTTGAACGTTCCCCGGTCCCCGCAGGGCCGGCCGGTGGTCGTGCAGGCGGGTTCGTCGGAGGCCGGCAAGGAACTTGCCGCCGAGACCGCCGAGGTGGTCTTCACCGCCCATCAAAATCTCGACAGCGCGACAGCCTTCTATCGGGACCTCAAGGATCGCCTGCCTCGCTTCGACCGTTCGGCATCTGACCTGCTCGTGATGCCTGGAATATTCCCCGTGGTCGGCGCGACGCAACAGGAAGCCGATGACAAGTTCGGCGAACTGCAAGAGCTGATCTTGCCCGAAGTAGGCGTCAGCCTGTTATCGAAAATGATTGGCTTTGATCTCTCATCCTTTCCCGTCGATGGCCCGGTGCCGGACCTTCCGCCTCACTTGCACGGGTCCAGCCGCCCAGAACTGCTCCTTGCCAAGGCGCGCAGGGAGAACCTGAGCATTCGAGGCCTCTATCAGGGAATTGCCGGCGCGCGCGGCCACCATCAGGTGGTCGGAACGCCCGAGCGGATCGCGGACGAAATGCAGTCCTGGTTTGAGGCTGATGCTGCTGATGGCTTCAACGTCATGTCTCCGACACTGCCCGGCGGTCTCATCGATTTCGTCACTTTCGTGGTTCCCGTCCTCCAGCGACGAGGGCTTTTCCGGACGCGCTACGAGGGAAGCCGGCTACGCGACAATCTCGGCTTGCCCGTTCCAAAATTCCGATCGCGAACTGGTCCGCTCGAAAGCGGGCTGGGCGCCACCCAATAGGCGGCTTGCCGCTCGACAACAGGAGTACATCCATGACTTTGGCCTTCAACAACAACGTCTTCCCGCAGAGCCCAAGCTATGAACAGCTCGCCAACGTCTTCCGACCCGCATTCAATGAGGTGCGCAAGGGAGCCGAAAA is a window of Sinorhizobium sp. BG8 DNA encoding:
- a CDS encoding sugar ABC transporter substrate-binding protein; the protein is MPNRLTPRHLPDFTQKKVIDHHMDRLDTSGVSRRDFLALATAGIAAGAFASAAGIPNVAVADPSGKLAYFAWSASTEYNQLVSKGAEAVAREYGFNYVLLDGQIDSTRQLNQFELLTTEQAQGGFFNILDGSALKRVSQLANESKTYFSAIWEALPWFTPFEAGDYYTLYAVPEEDKAHRGVTAAVLDTVTQKFGGGNILALTGTPGNWCENSRNRGRDAAFADFPKTKLVDQLPGKWLREESLRATEDLLTRNDNIVGLITQNDDEAQGAITALRQAGYTPGEDVFVGGADGTSLGARAIKAGLQHATSGNSPVYTGALFAARIYDVTHGWRPRASERMLYWRPTIVTKDNIDGYLERYVDNGSVEPFNYRKLSKVLHPDDWDPQADLYPIDIDVHWRGYEKPAGWDYPQSYKDARANGEWEAVKQEYQDHYKIKFDGPSPNKAA
- a CDS encoding sugar ABC transporter ATP-binding protein, which produces MNIRSSPPAVPLAPVFQASGLSKSYGPNIVIEDIAFEIPDNQVVTLVGENGAGKSTIFNIMSGLVSADRGSMTLHGRDYAPKDYAGAVALGVSRVFQEQALVQNIPVYENLLLGQDQRFLKLAQIVDKSAMITAAERIIEEAGIDVDVRRRTGDYDFSKRQSIEIARACLAPTLIGGAGKPLVLLDEPTSALDRRDEEAFFKLVAKVRTRGSLLFVSHRLSEVLQISDLIYVLKDGRLVAKLDPASTDEHTLHGLMVGRERAMDYYFEKRQKTVTNAAKVLAANGVRVSELDPALDLSIREGEVVGIGGLLDSGKSALGKAIAGVDPPLSGKVEFAGSPAIAPDIKHLVRAGLGYVAAERLVEGIVPAFSVSWNLTTGSGSDLFSTRLGFWRRRKEVEVTRQFVKSLGIRSATPDLACARLSGGNQQKVVLARWLARQPKVLILDNPTRGVDAGAKQEIYRLIRDLTDQGVGILLITDELLELIGLSNRILIMQRGNIVSEVPASPDAKPTEHQLVALMLPQGGDEPGFHGREAAKPHSPVAENVQ
- a CDS encoding ABC transporter permease; protein product: MSLALESEKPSSLRAVTNALGRVEKSLWFPLGVVVTLFIVFSLSTSSFATIRNFTAISGQAATLLIVCLGATFVILMGSIDLSVGAIVLLVGASTVLLLNNFELGYSVLVIAALLGGGLGLINGLIYAIGRIPSFIVTLGSLSVFTGVALTLLDGRAIQFNTPGFEEIAIGQFIPRLPNIALWALIAWVVVVVIATRTRFGRFMYLIGGGESVAHTSGLPVLRYKIYAFVASGLLAGFGSVLAVARLGAAGPSLGSDLLLNSLAAIVVGGTSLAGGTGGPHRTLIGVLIIAMLDNGLNLMGVSQYLQMIIKGLVVIAAVLVSRSAIQETVVK
- a CDS encoding LLM class flavin-dependent oxidoreductase, with protein sequence MAKRLVFNGFSMNAVSHVFHGLWRSPQTQQRAFNDLSTWVQLVRILEKAKFDALFLADIIGVDPAYQGSWDTYLNEAVQIPINDSGALISALIGSTENIGLTLTSSILQDHPFNFARKISTLDHLSKGRIGWNIVTSVSHNAAQNFGFDRIVPHNERYAWADEYVDVVYKLWEGSWDDDAVVNDPARNVYADPSKVHRIHHEGKRYKVLGPHLSQPSPQRSPVLFQAGSSRAGRAFAARNAEGTFIVALNPEGARRQITETRNLVTAAGRHAGDLLFIQGMSFVVGGTEQEARLKARDIDQDVSANGLLAHLSRDLGIDLGLLDPDRPVEELEIEGVQGVIRAYEEAHPGKTATVRDLGYAYAGAGRITGTPETIADQLEEWQGAGIDGVNLIYTSTPGSFIDFAENVMPELRKRGLAQSDYAPGTYRERLFPSSGPRLNGRHPAARYRGAFARRPVQEPAE
- a CDS encoding sugar ABC transporter substrate-binding protein; translation: MSSFSPKWFQTLEDRKTVGDLMERLDTHGVSRRDFLAMASAGAAASVWASAVGLPSVAVASPDGKLAFLSAFLVNEYNVILNKAFEKATGELGFSYVGLDGQFDSQKQLNQLEQQVAGGAQSVIFNLADGSAIKGASRIAKDAGVYIGNVWDTLPWFTPFEASDYYTLYAVPEEFDAHKAVTTELLKAVTEKFGGGNILAVTGTNGNLTDRQRSAGRDAAFKDFPKTKLVDQLPGKWNREDSLKATEDLLTRNPDIVGVVAQNDDVAQGVIAALNAAGLKPGEDVLVVAADGTSLGAKSIAAGHQLATSANSPAYAAALFAGRIYDVTHGWTPRASERLLNWRSLTITKDNVDGYIDRFVDNGDVEPFDYRRVSKVLHPEDWDPQAEIFPLDVDKAWEGIEKPAGWEYPKAYVEAKAKGEWDTVIAEYQDHYKIKFDGPSPNKKA
- a CDS encoding NtaA/DmoA family FMN-dependent monooxygenase (This protein belongs to a clade of FMN-dependent monooxygenases, within a broader family of flavin-dependent oxidoreductases, the luciferase-like monooxygenase (LMM) family, some of whose members use coenzyme F420 rather than FMN.): MSKRLIFNAFAMNGVSHVYHGVWRHPETRQTEFNDLSTWVELAKILEKGRFDGLFLADVMGLDAIYRGSADIYVEQAIHFPANDPATLCAALIGATEHLGLMFTSSIMQSHPFDFARRVSTLDHLSGGRVGWNIVTSASRAAARNFDFADRLPHDERYRWADEYVEAVYRLWEGSWEDDAVKADKKNGVYADPRKVHRIHHRGERYRIEGPHLTTPSPQRTPLLIQAGASAAGRAFAARNAEATFIVSLTPESARVAIDDIRGQAVAAGRDPADILFFQGLSFVVGSTEEEAWRKSRELDEYISTEGLAAHVGRDLDVDFGLLDPDRPVADFDIQGLQGFTRFVEEANPGKTVRLKDLTHAMSYNGRIVGTPETIADALEKWRDAGIDGVNVAYQKTPSAFAEFAEHVMPELRKRGIAQTNYAAGTLREKLFAGRGARIVERHPAARFRRGDQPARQTIRRAAP
- a CDS encoding LLM class flavin-dependent oxidoreductase, which gives rise to MPSARHDRQLKLGAFLHVTGHHVAAWRHASSEPRGIVSLAHHVELARIAEQGLFDLVFLADNLTVSQSGVTALHHLSKAAHFEPLTLLSALTAVTTHIGLVATATTSFNEPYNLARQFASLDHLSGGRAGWNLVTSSNEDEAYNFGLDEHLSPDVRYRRGREFAEVVRGLWDSFEDDAFVYDQQGGVFFDPAKLHRLDHRGVYFKVRGPLNVPRSPQGRPVVVQAGSSEAGKELAAETAEVVFTAHQNLDSATAFYRDLKDRLPRFDRSASDLLVMPGIFPVVGATQQEADDKFGELQELILPEVGVSLLSKMIGFDLSSFPVDGPVPDLPPHLHGSSRPELLLAKARRENLSIRGLYQGIAGARGHHQVVGTPERIADEMQSWFEADAADGFNVMSPTLPGGLIDFVTFVVPVLQRRGLFRTRYEGSRLRDNLGLPVPKFRSRTGPLESGLGATQ